One segment of [Limnothrix rosea] IAM M-220 DNA contains the following:
- a CDS encoding phosphate ABC transporter substrate-binding protein — protein sequence MACFWKTVLVTGLSLSFVACGQSRTTEQTKLVLTGSSTVAPLVNELGKKFEAANPGIRVDVQTGGSSRGFSDATVGLNDLGMVSRDLKPEEKTEFQDWAIAKDGLAMIVHADNPIDALNNEEVAAIFLDGENNWQGLGGNDGKITVVNKAEGRSTLELFLDHFELDNGSIQADVVIGDNQQGIKTVAGNPNAIGYVSIGAAEQEIAAGTPIKLLAMDGVVASTENVQNGSFPLARTLNLVSQDQPSELAQDFIEFARSPQAYDVVKAQSLVPLDVHTAQSQTKQPQS from the coding sequence ATGGCATGCTTTTGGAAAACAGTATTGGTGACGGGTTTGAGCCTCAGTTTTGTGGCTTGTGGGCAGTCTAGAACTACAGAACAAACAAAATTAGTGTTGACGGGATCAAGTACTGTTGCGCCCCTTGTTAATGAATTGGGGAAAAAGTTTGAAGCGGCGAATCCCGGTATTCGGGTGGATGTGCAAACGGGTGGTTCTTCTCGTGGGTTTTCTGATGCGACGGTGGGGTTAAATGATTTGGGGATGGTTTCCCGTGATCTAAAACCTGAGGAAAAAACTGAGTTTCAGGATTGGGCGATCGCCAAGGATGGGTTAGCGATGATCGTCCATGCGGATAATCCCATTGATGCTTTAAACAATGAAGAAGTCGCGGCGATTTTCCTTGATGGGGAAAATAATTGGCAGGGCTTAGGTGGTAATGATGGAAAAATTACGGTGGTGAATAAAGCGGAAGGGCGATCAACACTAGAGTTATTTTTAGACCATTTCGAGCTGGATAATGGTTCCATTCAAGCGGATGTGGTGATTGGCGACAATCAACAGGGCATTAAAACGGTGGCGGGCAATCCTAATGCCATTGGCTATGTATCCATCGGTGCGGCGGAACAGGAAATTGCAGCGGGAACACCCATTAAACTTTTGGCCATGGATGGCGTTGTTGCCTCCACAGAAAATGTGCAAAATGGCAGTTTTCCCCTCGCTCGTACGTTAAATTTGGTGAGCCAAGACCAACCCTCCGAATTAGCCCAAGACTTTATCGAATTTGCGCGATCGCCCCAAGCCTATGACGTGGTTAAAG